In one window of Gloeocapsopsis sp. IPPAS B-1203 DNA:
- the gntT gene encoding guanitoxin biosynthesis MATE family efflux transporter GntT: MFQQYNFLHRFLRLASINIISNLMVPLAGLIDVAFLGHLAEIRHLAGVALATVLFNYIYWTFGFLRMATTGTTAQAVGRRDRETTILIGLRNTILALALGLFILLLQQPLRELGFTLLSATPEVKAAGRDYYNTLIWGAPATLINFVVVGWFLGREQSSKVLLLSAVANGANIFLDYILINRWGLESAGAGIATATSQYLMLLTGGVLVYLEHQLRTIPIQWQQIFDVRALKAAFSLNGNILIRTLALVSTFAFFTNLSSVLGTAILATNTLLMQVVTLAAYFIDGLAFATESLAGIFRGQGSSKLLLPLLWVSGGTSLVIGLLFAILFVGFPRLLFGLLTHHLTVIEQIDNYVLWLLPILSIGSQAYMLDGYFLGLTEGRILRNASVIAAIAGIVFMLVVAYLFPSNHLLWLALSCFMAARVVTLAIQLPASYEA; this comes from the coding sequence ATGTTCCAGCAGTATAACTTTCTCCATCGCTTCTTAAGACTAGCAAGCATCAACATTATCTCCAACCTGATGGTGCCGCTTGCTGGATTAATCGATGTTGCCTTTTTAGGACACCTTGCTGAAATTCGTCACTTAGCTGGAGTTGCTTTAGCTACAGTGCTATTCAACTACATTTACTGGACATTTGGCTTTTTGCGCATGGCAACGACTGGAACCACAGCCCAAGCAGTAGGACGCCGCGATCGCGAAACAACTATACTAATAGGCTTGCGCAATACTATACTCGCTTTAGCATTAGGGTTATTTATCTTACTTTTACAGCAGCCTTTACGCGAACTAGGATTTACCCTACTCAGTGCGACCCCAGAAGTCAAAGCCGCAGGGAGAGATTACTACAACACTCTAATTTGGGGTGCGCCAGCAACTTTAATCAACTTCGTCGTTGTGGGTTGGTTTCTCGGACGCGAACAAAGTAGCAAAGTATTACTTTTGTCCGCAGTTGCAAATGGAGCAAATATTTTTCTAGATTACATTTTAATTAATCGTTGGGGATTAGAAAGTGCAGGTGCTGGAATTGCTACAGCCACTAGTCAGTATCTCATGTTGCTCACAGGAGGAGTGCTAGTTTATCTAGAACATCAATTGCGAACAATCCCAATACAATGGCAGCAGATATTTGATGTGCGTGCTTTAAAGGCAGCTTTTTCTCTTAACGGAAATATCTTAATCCGCACTTTGGCGCTAGTTTCTACATTTGCGTTTTTTACTAATCTAAGTTCTGTTTTAGGAACTGCAATACTCGCGACAAACACACTCTTGATGCAAGTAGTAACTTTAGCAGCTTACTTTATTGATGGATTAGCATTTGCAACTGAAAGTCTTGCAGGTATTTTTCGGGGTCAAGGTAGTAGTAAGCTATTGTTACCTCTACTCTGGGTTTCTGGAGGAACAAGTTTAGTTATCGGGCTACTTTTTGCCATTCTCTTTGTCGGCTTTCCTCGTCTTCTCTTTGGATTATTAACGCATCATCTCACTGTCATTGAGCAAATAGATAACTATGTTCTCTGGCTATTGCCGATTCTCAGCATTGGTTCCCAAGCTTATATGCTTGATGGTTACTTTTTAGGTTTAACCGAAGGACGCATTCTGCGCAATGCATCTGTGATTGCTGCGATCGCTGGTATTGTTTTTATGCTAGTTGTAGCCTATTTATTTCCCAGTAATCACCTGTTGTGGCTAGCGCTATCTTGTTTT
- a CDS encoding pentapeptide repeat-containing protein, translating to MSSDRPIFEQEKGINKDIAALHSGSKHLPGANLEDAELAGIALEGVNLAGATLVGANLAGCKLERARLDGANLLGVQLTGADLRANFLGANLMQADLTGADLRGSNLRGANLMGAKLSQASCAGAFLSGANLMSGNLQGVDLRGADLRGVNLSGANLHGANLSQADLQGALLQQANLEEADLRGANLTGANLTGTNLLCAELEGTNLTGVNLAGACLIGTNVVSP from the coding sequence GTGAGTAGCGATCGCCCTATATTCGAGCAGGAAAAAGGCATAAATAAAGATATTGCTGCCCTGCATTCTGGTAGCAAACATCTACCAGGAGCTAATCTAGAAGATGCGGAACTAGCCGGTATTGCCTTAGAAGGTGTCAATTTAGCCGGAGCAACACTTGTTGGAGCAAATCTTGCTGGTTGTAAGTTAGAACGCGCGCGATTAGATGGTGCTAATCTTCTAGGAGTTCAGCTCACAGGTGCAGACTTGCGAGCAAATTTCCTCGGAGCTAACTTGATGCAAGCTGACTTGACAGGTGCAGACTTACGTGGTAGTAACTTACGGGGCGCTAATTTGATGGGTGCCAAGCTGTCGCAAGCTTCTTGTGCAGGAGCCTTCTTGAGTGGAGCCAATCTGATGAGTGGCAACTTGCAAGGAGTAGACTTACGTGGTGCAGATCTACGCGGCGTCAATCTTAGCGGTGCTAATTTGCATGGAGCGAATTTAAGTCAAGCTGATTTACAAGGCGCCTTACTACAGCAAGCAAACCTCGAAGAAGCAGATTTAAGAGGTGCAAATCTCACCGGAGCAAACTTAACCGGAACAAACCTTTTATGTGCAGAACTCGAAGGAACCAATCTCACCGGAGTTAATCTTGCTGGTGCGTGTCTGATAGGTACTAATGTCGTTTCGCCTTAG